A genomic segment from Luteibacter aegosomatis encodes:
- a CDS encoding BlaI/MecI/CopY family transcriptional regulator translates to MTGKTIGDQELALLQYIEETPKSSVADVVAGYGEPRGLARSTVLTMMERLRAKGYLSRRRLEGAYRYSATNGTEQVMTGAVARFVEKTLQGSVSPFVAWMAERGQVSDTELAELEALVGTLQSRRKGR, encoded by the coding sequence ATGACCGGCAAGACCATCGGCGACCAGGAACTCGCCTTGTTGCAGTACATCGAGGAAACGCCGAAGAGCTCGGTGGCCGACGTCGTCGCCGGTTACGGCGAACCGCGCGGCCTGGCGCGCTCCACCGTGCTGACGATGATGGAACGCCTTCGCGCGAAGGGGTATCTCTCCCGGCGCCGACTCGAGGGCGCCTATCGCTACAGCGCCACCAACGGCACCGAACAGGTCATGACCGGCGCCGTCGCGCGCTTCGTCGAGAAGACCCTGCAAGGCTCCGTGTCGCCCTTCGTCGCCTGGATGGCCGAACGCGGCCAGGTCAGCGATACGGAGCTGGCCGAACTGGAAGCGCTCGTCGGCACGCTGCAATCGCGGCGCAAGGGGCGCTGA
- a CDS encoding HU family DNA-binding protein, whose amino-acid sequence MAKTTKTAAKKAAKAPAKAAKTAKAPAALKPIKDPLSKSSLVSHIVEQSGVDSKSVKAVLASLEGAISASVHKKGAGTFTLPGLLKITSVAVAAKPKRKGKDPFTGEERWFAAKPASVKVKVRPLKKLKDAAA is encoded by the coding sequence ATGGCCAAGACCACCAAAACGGCGGCGAAGAAAGCTGCCAAGGCGCCCGCCAAGGCTGCTAAGACCGCCAAGGCCCCGGCCGCCCTCAAGCCGATCAAGGATCCGCTTTCGAAGTCCTCGCTCGTCTCGCACATCGTCGAGCAGAGCGGCGTCGACAGCAAGAGCGTGAAGGCCGTGCTGGCCTCGCTCGAAGGCGCGATCTCCGCGTCGGTCCACAAGAAGGGCGCCGGCACCTTCACGCTGCCGGGCCTGCTGAAGATCACCTCGGTCGCCGTCGCCGCCAAGCCGAAGCGCAAGGGCAAGGATCCGTTCACCGGTGAAGAGCGCTGGTTCGCCGCCAAGCCCGCTTCGGTGAAGGTCAAGGTCCGTCCGCTCAAGAAGCTCAAGGACGCTGCCGCCTGA